TGCACTTCCTGCGTACTGTAAGGTTTCCAGTTACCATCCACTTTGGATACCAGCATGTCCGGTTTCGGGAATTGCTGTAACTGATAATTAACCGCATCAAATAATCGTTTTGGCTGTACATTCATATGTGTTAAATTAATAAAAAAATACAGATATTCAAATTGGCATTGATTTCCAATCCCCAAATGCCTAATAGTCATCAAATAGCGCCAAGTTGTCACCCGATTTAGTCTTTCCCCGCTTCATTTCTTCGTACCTTTGTGGCGCTCAATTGAAATCCAGTTAACCCACATATTTGTTAATCTTACTTAACTGATTATTTAATTATATACGGATACACGCCAACCCGAGCCGTTGGCATGTTATTTCGATTCTATCACTTAAAACCTGAATGATGATTTTAGCTACAGACCTGGACGGAACTTTTTTAGGAGGAAGCAATCAACACAAAGAACAGTTATACAGTATGATCCGGGACAATGAGGATTTCCGGCTGATATTCGTGACCGGGCGTGGGGTTGAAAGCGTATTGCCTTTATTGAATGACCCCGTTATTCCCAGGCCTGATTACATTATTTGCGATGTTGGCGCCACCGTACTGGATGGTGTTACACTCGAGCCTATTCAACCTATACAGAACAATATCGAGATCAAATGGCCCGGCAAAGAGGCTGTTATGAAAATGCTGGAGGATGTTAAGGGCATCCGCTTGCAGGCTGTGCCGCAGCAGCGGAGATGCTCCTTCTTTTTTGATGATGACAGGATCAGGGAAAAAGTAGCGCGCCTGGAAAAGGAACTGGGCTGCGATATCATCCTGTCCGCCAACAAATTCCTGGACGTGCTGCCTGCCGATGTAAACAAAGGCTCCACACTCCGGAAGCTCTGCGACCTGTTAAGGGTCCCGCAGCAGGACGTGCTGGTAGCCGGCGATACCCTGAATGACCTTTCCCTTTATGGTGTTGGTTTCAAAGGTGTGGTTGTTGGTGAAGCCGAACCTGCGCTGACGGAAGCCACCAATCGCCTGAATGATGTATTCCAGGCTGATACCGCAGGAGCGGGGGGCATCCTTGAAGCACTGAACCATTTTGACGACTTCAAATCTTTTTATCAGAAAAAGAGCGTTCCGAAAAAAGTGAGCAACGAATCTACCCAGCTCGTCATGCTCTATCACCGCTTTCCTTTCGAAACGGTGGAAGAGAATGGCAAAATGGTCAGACGCTCACCCAAAAGCCCGAACGGCATCCTCCCTACCCTCACCAACTTCTTCAAAACGAACAGGCCGGGATTATGGATCGCATGGCAGGAAAAACAAAACGAAGATCAAAACGCAGAAAACTTTTATATCGATCAGGAACTTTACCCGCACCTGCAGGCCAGCCCTGTTTTAATGGACAAGGAAGACATCGACATCTTTTATAAACTCTTTTCCAAAGAAGCATTCTGGCCGGCTATCTTTTCTTTCATCGAAAAGGTGCAGTTCAATCACGAGCACTGGGAACACTATCTGAAGATCAACAGGCGTTTCGCGGAAAAAGCGGCGGCGGAAGCAGAACCCAATGCCATGGTGTGGATACATGACTACAATCTGTGGATGGTACCGGGCTACCTGCGCCAGCTGCGGCCGGACCTTACCATTGGCTTCTTCCATCACACCGCATTTCCTGCCGCCAACACTTTCAATATCATCCCCTGGCGCGCAGAGATCATCGGCAGCCTGCTCCAGTGCGATTACATCAGCTTCCACATCCCCCGTTACGTGGAGAACTTTGTGGATGTTGTACAAAGCCTGATGCCGGTAACCGTTACCGAAAGGATCAGCTGCTCCCCCCGCTTCCTCACCTACAGCACCGCCATGGGCATAGGCTCCATGGCCCGGGAAATAGATACCGGCAGGCGCAAGGTAAGACTGGGCGCCAATCCCGTTGGTGTGCATGTGGACTATATCAGCGAACTGATGGAGAAAGAAGAGACCAAAGAAATGATCGCCGAACTGAAAAAAAATACCTCTGGTAAAAAAACCATTATCAGCATCGAACGGCTGGACTATGTGAAAGGACCGCTGGAAAAGATCAAAGCATTCGGGCAGTTCCTCGATGAACATCCCGCATTGCACGGTAAAGTGGAACTGATCAACATCTGCACCCCGCCTGCCAAAGGCATGAAGATATATGAACAGATACAGCATGAACTGGAACAGGCCATCGGACAGATCAACGGGCGGTACTCCCGCATCGATTGGGTACCGATACACTTTTTCTTCCGCTCCTTCACCTTTGAAGAAGTACTGGCCTACTACGCCATTTCAGACGTAGCCTGGATCACACCGCTGCGCGACGGGCTGAACCTCGTGGCGAAAGAATACATCGCCGTACAGGGGCAGAACCCCGAATCCGAAGGCGCCCTCGTGCTCTCCGAATTCGCAGGCGCATCCGTGGAAATGGCGGACGCCATCCTCACCAATCCATACGATAACAAATCCATGATGGAAAGCCTCCTGCGGGCACTGGTGATGAACAAACAGGAAAGACAGATCAGAATGCAACGCATGTACCAGAATATCAATCATTACAACATCGAATTCTGGGCGGACGAGTTCATGGACGAATTAAAAAAATCCGGGGTTTAACCCGGATTTTTTTATTCCCTGAACAGAAAAACTACGCGGCCATTACAAGGGCGCTGAGCAATCCGAATATGAAAGCCAACGCATAGAATGACAGCATCACGATCGTTAATATACCTACGAACTTGAAACAGGACTTCAGATTCGAAAAAGACTTCGCCAGTTCCTCCTGGTTGGAAGAACGTAAAGCCACCTGCATCTTTTTGGCGAAATTATACAGATAGAAATACGGGAAAAATATCAGCAGGGCAAACAACAGGTAAATCACCGTCACCAATCCACCCGACATCACAGGCATTCCGCCGCCCATAACATTACCGTAATATGTCATAATGGTACCGGCGAACAGTGATACGATCACCATAATGCCCACCATAACAAATCCCACAATAGACAGGAACTTCGCCCATTTGGCGGTTTCGCCAAGGTAGCCCGTCACTTCATGGTCTACCTGCAATTCAAATAAACTTTGGTGTTGATTTTCCATATAGTGTTAGTTTGAGCATGAAATTATCATTTTTTACAATATCTTGTATGTAGATTCTCAAAATATATCCCAAAATTCACTCCTTCCCGCTGTTCTGTAATTTTATGCTAATATTGCAGGCTGTAACAGCCGGAATCTGCGTTTCATGGAAAAGAAAGCCTTTTTGCTGATCATTCTTTGCTTGCTATGGCGACTGGTCAATGCGCAATCCCCGCATTACCAGTTCATGCGTTTAGGCATCAATGAAGGGCTTTCCAATAACCAGGTCAATACCATCTTCAAAGACAGTACCGGGTTCATGTGGTTCGGCACCGCATCCGGCCTGAACCGCTACGACGGGCACAACTTCCTGACCTTCCTGTATTCCCAGCGGGACAGCGCTACACTTTCCGACAATTTCATTGTTGGCGTTATGGCCGGGCCGGGCGGAAAACTCTGGATCAGCACCCGGCGGGGATTCAATATATACGACCCCGTTAGCGGCAGCTTTTCGCGCAACATATCCGCCGCCCTGGGCAATCTCGGCATCCCCGGGGACACGGTGCGCAACATCTTTCACGATAAAGCCGGCGCCTACTGGTTCCTCCACCGGGATTCCGGCCTGTATAAAGTGGATGGTTCCACTACTGTGCAATATGCCCATGGTCAGCGCATACTGGCAATGGAACAGGGTCCCGATGGCCACTACTGGCTGCTGGACGCCAGCGGCCAGCTCGAAAAAATGGACGCGCGCAGCAAACAGATCATCTACCGGCATCCGGAAAAACTGGCTACCCGCAATGATCCCCTGCCGGATTTCATCCTGTTCCCGGATAAGGACGGCGACCTGTGGATCTCCGGAAAGAACCTGGCGAACGGCCTGCAATACTTCAATGCAGCCACCCGCACCCTTACGCACATTCACCAGTCCACACCCGGCCTGGCGCTGAACAACAACATCGTCACCGGCATCACCCAGGACAACAACGGCCTCATCTGGGTGGGAACAGATCATGGCGGCATCAATATCATCGACAAGCAGAAAAAAACCGCCCGCTACATCACCAACATCAGCGAAGACAACAAAAGCCTGAGCCAGAACAGCATCACATCGCTGTATAAAGATAACACCGGCATTATCTGGACGGGCACCTATAAAAAAGGGATCAACTATTACCATGAGCACATCGTCAAGTTCCCGCTTTACCAGTACCGGCCCTTTTCGGCCAACAGCCTGCCTTTCGATGATGTGAACCGCTTTGTGGAAGATGCGGCCGGCAATCTCTGGATCGGCACGAACGGCGGCGGGCTGATCTATTATAACCGCAGCACGAATACCTTTTCCCGGTATCTGCATGAACCCGGCAATCCCAACAGCCTCAGCGCAAATGTGATCGTCAGCCTGTGGATCGACCACCGCCAGCAACTCTGGATCGGCACTTATTTCGGCGGGCTGGACCGCTTTGACGGCAAACGTTTTGTGCATTACCGCAACAACCCCGCCGATACCGGCAGCCTGGCCGATAACAGCGTGTGGGAGATCATGGAAGACCGGGAGCATAACCTCTGGATAGGAACGCTGAGCGGCGGGCTGGACAAGCTGGGGCCCGAACGCGAACGTTTTGAGCACTTCCCGCCGAAAGCCCCCAACTCCGTCAATTCCAAATACATCGCCGCGATCCTGGAAGACCACCAGGGCAACCTCTGGATCGGCACCTCCGAAGGGCTGGATGTCAGGAACGGCCGCACCGGCAAATTCACCCACTACGGTTTTGATGCCAGCAACCCCGCAAGCCTCAGTCACGATGACGTGATCTGCCTCTTCCAGGACAGCCGGCAGCGCATCTGGGCCGGCACAAGGGAAGGCCTTAATCTTTTTGACCCCGCCACCGGCGGTTTCCGCGTTTTCCGCCGGGAAGACGGCCTGCCGGACAATACCATATTGAACATCCTGGAAGACAATGACAGCACCCTCTGGATGAGCACCACCAACGGCATCAGCAACATGCGCGATACCCTCTTCAAGAATTATGATGTATCGGACGGACTGCAGGGCAATGAATTCAACCAGAACGCCGCATTACGCACCAGCAGGGGCGAACTGATCTTCGGCGGCGGCAACGGCTTCAACCTCTTTTATCCGCATGCCATTCCCTGGAACCGCAACATCCCGCCGGTAGTACTCACTGATCTGCAGATATTCAATAAAAGCATCCGCCCCGGCGAAAAGCTCAACGGCCGCGTACTGCTCTCCTCCGCCCTCTCACGCACCCGGGAGATCGTGCTGAAGCACCGGGAAAATGTGTTCTCCATAGAATTTGCGGCGCTGAACTACTTTCATCCTGAAAAGAACCGCTACGCTTACAAACTGGAAGGCTTCAACAAAGAATGGCTGTACACGGACGAACGGCAGCGGAAAGCCATCTTTACCAACCTGAACGCGGGAGATTACATTTTCCGCGTAAAAGCCTCCAATAATGACGATATCTGGAACGATACCGGCGTTACGTTGCACATCAAAGTGCTGCCGCCCTTCTGGAAATCCCCGCTGGCCTTCGGGTTGTACGCCCTGCTGATCCTCGGCGCCCTGCTGCTGGCCCGGAAGATCGTGCTGGAAAGGGAACGCCTCAAATACCGCATGGCGCAGGAACAACAGGAAGCCGCGCGCATGCGTGAGCTG
This genomic stretch from Chitinophaga sp. XS-30 harbors:
- a CDS encoding DUF5362 family protein — its product is MENQHQSLFELQVDHEVTGYLGETAKWAKFLSIVGFVMVGIMVIVSLFAGTIMTYYGNVMGGGMPVMSGGLVTVIYLLFALLIFFPYFYLYNFAKKMQVALRSSNQEELAKSFSNLKSCFKFVGILTIVMLSFYALAFIFGLLSALVMAA
- a CDS encoding two-component regulator propeller domain-containing protein; translation: MEKKAFLLIILCLLWRLVNAQSPHYQFMRLGINEGLSNNQVNTIFKDSTGFMWFGTASGLNRYDGHNFLTFLYSQRDSATLSDNFIVGVMAGPGGKLWISTRRGFNIYDPVSGSFSRNISAALGNLGIPGDTVRNIFHDKAGAYWFLHRDSGLYKVDGSTTVQYAHGQRILAMEQGPDGHYWLLDASGQLEKMDARSKQIIYRHPEKLATRNDPLPDFILFPDKDGDLWISGKNLANGLQYFNAATRTLTHIHQSTPGLALNNNIVTGITQDNNGLIWVGTDHGGINIIDKQKKTARYITNISEDNKSLSQNSITSLYKDNTGIIWTGTYKKGINYYHEHIVKFPLYQYRPFSANSLPFDDVNRFVEDAAGNLWIGTNGGGLIYYNRSTNTFSRYLHEPGNPNSLSANVIVSLWIDHRQQLWIGTYFGGLDRFDGKRFVHYRNNPADTGSLADNSVWEIMEDREHNLWIGTLSGGLDKLGPERERFEHFPPKAPNSVNSKYIAAILEDHQGNLWIGTSEGLDVRNGRTGKFTHYGFDASNPASLSHDDVICLFQDSRQRIWAGTREGLNLFDPATGGFRVFRREDGLPDNTILNILEDNDSTLWMSTTNGISNMRDTLFKNYDVSDGLQGNEFNQNAALRTSRGELIFGGGNGFNLFYPHAIPWNRNIPPVVLTDLQIFNKSIRPGEKLNGRVLLSSALSRTREIVLKHRENVFSIEFAALNYFHPEKNRYAYKLEGFNKEWLYTDERQRKAIFTNLNAGDYIFRVKASNNDDIWNDTGVTLHIKVLPPFWKSPLAFGLYALLILGALLLARKIVLERERLKYRMAQEQQEAARMRELDNMKIRFFTNISHEFRTPLSLIITPLEKIIKTTGDGGIKGQLELVQRNARRLLNLVNQLLDFRKMEVQEIKLHLNEGDIIAYLRELAYSFSDLSEKKHIRLSFSSQVRELHMRYDADKMEKIMFNLLSNAFKFTPEDGQISVDISVSGNELEIQVKDTGIGIPLEKQEHIFERFFQHDLPSSVVNPGSGIGLSITKEFVKLHGGSIAVDSAPEMGSCFTIRLPIDSEAAPLIQTATVQEEIKSSAEKPRPLHAPAKGKKPVLLLVEDNEDFRFYLKDNLGLYFHILEAENGAAGWQILAQTVPDVIVSDVAMPEMDGLELCRRVRGNHRTAHVPVILLTARAAEQEQLEALELGASDYITKPFNFEVLLSRIRNTIAGQASLRKSYEQHIAIHPEEIAISSADEQFIQQAMQIVEKNIPNADFSVEELSRALFMSRVSVYKKILALTGKTPIEFIRTMRLQRAAQLLEKSRMTVAEVAYETGFNNPKYFTRYFKAAFNVLPSAYAAGKRSDL
- the ggpS gene encoding glucosylglycerol-phosphate synthase, which gives rise to MMILATDLDGTFLGGSNQHKEQLYSMIRDNEDFRLIFVTGRGVESVLPLLNDPVIPRPDYIICDVGATVLDGVTLEPIQPIQNNIEIKWPGKEAVMKMLEDVKGIRLQAVPQQRRCSFFFDDDRIREKVARLEKELGCDIILSANKFLDVLPADVNKGSTLRKLCDLLRVPQQDVLVAGDTLNDLSLYGVGFKGVVVGEAEPALTEATNRLNDVFQADTAGAGGILEALNHFDDFKSFYQKKSVPKKVSNESTQLVMLYHRFPFETVEENGKMVRRSPKSPNGILPTLTNFFKTNRPGLWIAWQEKQNEDQNAENFYIDQELYPHLQASPVLMDKEDIDIFYKLFSKEAFWPAIFSFIEKVQFNHEHWEHYLKINRRFAEKAAAEAEPNAMVWIHDYNLWMVPGYLRQLRPDLTIGFFHHTAFPAANTFNIIPWRAEIIGSLLQCDYISFHIPRYVENFVDVVQSLMPVTVTERISCSPRFLTYSTAMGIGSMAREIDTGRRKVRLGANPVGVHVDYISELMEKEETKEMIAELKKNTSGKKTIISIERLDYVKGPLEKIKAFGQFLDEHPALHGKVELINICTPPAKGMKIYEQIQHELEQAIGQINGRYSRIDWVPIHFFFRSFTFEEVLAYYAISDVAWITPLRDGLNLVAKEYIAVQGQNPESEGALVLSEFAGASVEMADAILTNPYDNKSMMESLLRALVMNKQERQIRMQRMYQNINHYNIEFWADEFMDELKKSGV